In Amycolatopsis jiangsuensis, the following proteins share a genomic window:
- a CDS encoding nucleotide disphospho-sugar-binding domain-containing protein has protein sequence MRVLLAAPSSPSRLHSLVPFAWALRSAGHDVKIAGRPSFVEEILRTGCVAVDLEGGDEAELAESAALVEFAKLWRPEVVVSDAQAPAGTAAARAVAAVAVRLLGVLDEPDASEVDLALDVVPPSLRDPGSSATPVRHVPYFGPAVVPAWLRRKARRSRILLSLNEAAAFGPVFAAVSDVDAELVCAVEPSALPSDISLPANVKLVDAAPPAAVLPTCAAVVHDGDGALALAAVASGLPQLSLAESAFGRRVAGAGAGLVGAADGISRLVADDALRAGAAALGAEVAALPAPRAVVADLAR, from the coding sequence ATGCGTGTACTCCTGGCCGCGCCGTCGTCGCCGTCCCGTCTGCACAGCCTGGTGCCCTTCGCGTGGGCGCTGCGCTCGGCCGGGCACGACGTGAAGATCGCCGGACGTCCTTCGTTCGTCGAGGAAATCCTGCGTACCGGCTGTGTCGCGGTCGACCTCGAAGGCGGGGACGAGGCGGAGCTGGCCGAGTCCGCCGCTCTGGTTGAGTTCGCGAAGCTGTGGCGGCCGGAGGTCGTGGTCTCCGACGCGCAGGCACCGGCCGGTACCGCCGCCGCGCGCGCGGTGGCCGCAGTGGCTGTCCGGCTGCTGGGCGTGCTCGACGAACCGGACGCGTCCGAAGTGGACCTCGCGCTCGACGTCGTCCCGCCCTCGTTACGGGACCCGGGATCTTCGGCAACGCCGGTGCGACACGTGCCGTACTTCGGACCCGCCGTCGTGCCGGCTTGGCTCCGCCGCAAAGCGCGGCGCAGCCGGATCCTGCTTTCGCTGAACGAAGCCGCGGCCTTCGGTCCCGTGTTCGCCGCCGTGTCCGATGTGGACGCCGAACTGGTGTGTGCAGTCGAGCCGAGTGCGCTGCCCTCGGACATTTCCTTACCCGCCAACGTGAAGCTGGTTGACGCCGCGCCACCCGCGGCCGTGCTGCCGACCTGCGCCGCCGTGGTTCACGACGGGGATGGCGCACTCGCGTTGGCCGCGGTGGCTTCGGGGCTGCCGCAGCTGTCGCTGGCCGAGTCCGCTTTCGGCCGTCGGGTGGCCGGTGCGGGCGCCGGGTTGGTCGGCGCGGCGGACGGGATTTCCCGGCTGGTGGCCGACGATGCGCTCCGGGCAGGGGCGGCCGCGCTGGGTGCGGAAGTGGCCGCGTTGCCCGCACCGCGTGCCGTGGTGGCCGATCTCGCGCGGTGA
- a CDS encoding ABC transporter ATP-binding protein, whose amino-acid sequence MTSVETPVQLDAVHKTYGSGESAVEALAGVSVGFPAGSFTAVMGPSGSGKSTLLHCAAGLDKPTSGRVTLVGTDLKGKSETKLTELRRQHVAFIFQSFNLMPALNVEQNVTLPTLLAGREPDQAWVSQVLARVGLTQRVKHRPGELSGGQQQRVAIARALAARPQVVFADEPTGALDTNTALEVLGLMRELVDAGQTIVMVTHDPVAASCADTVLFLVDGQIVTQMATPTVEAVAGTLAQLGARAKQARGQR is encoded by the coding sequence ATGACTTCCGTCGAGACACCGGTCCAGCTGGACGCGGTGCACAAGACCTACGGCTCCGGCGAAAGCGCGGTCGAAGCGCTCGCCGGGGTCTCCGTCGGCTTTCCGGCCGGGTCCTTCACCGCGGTGATGGGGCCCTCCGGTTCCGGCAAGAGCACGCTGCTGCACTGCGCGGCCGGGCTGGACAAGCCGACCTCGGGCCGGGTCACCCTGGTGGGGACCGACCTGAAGGGCAAGAGCGAGACCAAGCTGACCGAGCTGCGCCGGCAGCACGTGGCGTTCATCTTCCAGTCCTTCAACCTGATGCCCGCGCTGAACGTCGAGCAGAACGTCACCCTGCCCACCCTGCTGGCCGGCCGCGAGCCGGACCAGGCGTGGGTGAGCCAGGTGCTCGCCCGCGTCGGGCTGACCCAGCGGGTGAAGCACCGGCCGGGTGAGCTGTCCGGCGGGCAGCAGCAGCGCGTGGCGATCGCCCGTGCGCTGGCCGCCCGGCCGCAGGTGGTGTTCGCCGACGAGCCCACCGGCGCGCTCGACACGAACACCGCGCTCGAGGTGCTCGGGCTGATGCGGGAGCTGGTCGACGCGGGCCAGACCATCGTGATGGTCACCCACGATCCGGTCGCCGCGTCCTGTGCCGACACCGTGCTGTTCCTCGTGGACGGACAGATCGTCACGCAGATGGCGACGCCGACCGTGGAGGCGGTGGCCGGCACCCTGGCGCAGCTCGGCGCCCGGGCCAAGCAGGCCAGGGGGCAGCGGTGA
- a CDS encoding ABC transporter permease produces MSSRRVVLGLALSSLRYRAAASLASFVAILIGCGLLIACAGLFETAIVLKAQPQRLAAAPVVVGGSAGFKLPDEESQVVPYAERAGLPEDGIAKISAVEGVGQAVPDVSFAAALLRDGAPAAGSGTSVLSGHGWDSAALGGYKIVEGAAPGATGQVVLDAATAGAAGIRPGTTVDLAVAGARQSFLVSGIARPAQEVQAPGFFFSAADAQRYNPHPGSVGLAGVFPADGVDADELAGRIAEQVPGLTVLTGDDRGAAEFLGVDAGQLPLILLAAVFGGMVLVVMALVVSATISLTVRQRQQELALLRATGATPKQVHRMVLFETMAVGVLAAVCGAVLGSLLGGRIFATSVSLGIVPHELAFTQDIIAFGAGIVATLAITYAAAWFAALAAARARPIQALAEASIPGAKVNPLRRMGAVVFAAATVLLAATTLFMPADTASAIGGPAVLTGAIAVALLGPEIMAWVADRFGPFIRRVAGRDATLAVINSRARAVAFAAVLTPVTLASAVALGNVYSETTAQKAQVAAYAGQLQADAVVSSEAGGISADEFARIRSTPGVGTASPLVTSSGWIEQPYDGNGSDPLRLLGVAGQDQGGTVLATEVTEGSLEQLRGNTVALPEDVADDLEIKVGDQITMRLGDGAQVPVKLVALLDSPSSYASMVLPADLLTAHTTSGLAPQVLVRAAEGTDADTLVSALSDRTANWPGSTVGDSDALAESFQASADVEALINYLLAVLAIAYAAIAAVNTLAVAVLARRREFGAQRLAGADRRQVRRMLFVEGGIVSVTGLVLGIVISLFTVLPMAITTGEIIPSGPIWVFLAVVLAIFLIVWPVTALSARLAMRRNPIDAVTLPGQ; encoded by the coding sequence GTGAGTTCGCGGCGGGTGGTGCTCGGCCTCGCGCTGTCGAGCCTGCGGTACCGCGCGGCGGCGTCACTGGCGTCGTTCGTCGCGATCCTCATCGGGTGCGGACTGCTCATCGCGTGTGCCGGTTTGTTCGAGACGGCGATCGTGCTGAAGGCGCAGCCCCAGCGGCTGGCCGCGGCGCCGGTCGTGGTCGGCGGGTCCGCCGGTTTCAAGCTGCCGGACGAGGAGTCCCAGGTGGTCCCGTACGCCGAGCGTGCCGGGCTGCCCGAGGACGGGATCGCGAAGATCTCCGCGGTCGAGGGCGTCGGGCAGGCGGTGCCGGACGTGTCGTTCGCCGCGGCGCTGCTGCGGGACGGTGCTCCGGCGGCCGGGTCCGGTACCTCCGTCCTTTCCGGACACGGCTGGGATTCCGCCGCGCTCGGCGGGTACAAGATCGTCGAGGGCGCGGCGCCGGGCGCGACCGGCCAGGTGGTGCTCGACGCGGCCACCGCCGGTGCGGCCGGGATACGTCCGGGGACGACTGTGGACCTCGCGGTCGCCGGGGCACGGCAGTCCTTCCTGGTCTCCGGGATCGCCCGGCCCGCCCAGGAGGTGCAGGCGCCCGGGTTCTTCTTCTCCGCGGCCGATGCCCAGCGCTACAACCCGCATCCGGGCAGCGTCGGGCTGGCCGGGGTGTTCCCGGCCGACGGGGTGGACGCCGACGAGCTGGCCGGCCGGATCGCCGAGCAGGTGCCGGGGCTGACCGTGCTGACCGGGGACGACCGCGGCGCGGCCGAATTCCTCGGCGTCGACGCCGGGCAGCTGCCGTTGATCCTGCTGGCCGCGGTGTTCGGCGGCATGGTCCTGGTGGTCATGGCGCTGGTCGTCTCGGCGACGATCAGCCTCACCGTCCGGCAGCGGCAGCAGGAGCTGGCGCTGCTGCGGGCCACCGGTGCCACGCCGAAGCAGGTGCACCGGATGGTGCTGTTCGAGACGATGGCGGTCGGGGTGCTCGCCGCGGTGTGCGGCGCGGTACTGGGCAGCCTGCTCGGCGGCCGGATCTTCGCCACCAGCGTCTCGCTCGGCATCGTGCCGCACGAGCTGGCGTTCACCCAGGACATCATCGCGTTCGGTGCCGGGATCGTGGCCACACTGGCGATCACCTACGCCGCCGCGTGGTTCGCCGCGCTGGCCGCGGCCCGTGCCCGGCCGATCCAGGCGCTGGCCGAGGCCTCGATCCCGGGCGCCAAGGTGAACCCGTTGCGCCGCATGGGCGCGGTGGTGTTCGCCGCGGCGACCGTGCTGCTGGCCGCGACCACCCTGTTCATGCCGGCAGACACGGCGTCCGCGATCGGCGGGCCCGCCGTGCTGACCGGCGCGATCGCGGTGGCGTTGCTGGGGCCGGAGATCATGGCCTGGGTGGCGGACCGGTTCGGCCCGTTCATCCGGCGGGTCGCCGGACGCGACGCCACGCTCGCGGTGATCAACTCGCGGGCCCGTGCCGTCGCGTTCGCCGCGGTGCTCACCCCGGTCACGCTCGCGAGCGCGGTGGCGCTCGGGAACGTCTATTCGGAGACGACCGCGCAGAAGGCCCAGGTCGCCGCGTACGCCGGGCAGCTGCAGGCGGATGCCGTGGTCAGTTCGGAGGCGGGCGGGATCTCGGCGGACGAGTTCGCGCGGATCCGCAGCACGCCCGGGGTCGGCACGGCTTCGCCGCTGGTCACCAGCTCCGGCTGGATCGAACAGCCCTACGACGGCAACGGCAGCGATCCACTGCGCCTGCTCGGGGTCGCCGGGCAGGACCAGGGCGGCACCGTACTCGCCACCGAGGTCACCGAGGGTTCGCTGGAGCAGTTGCGCGGCAACACCGTCGCGCTGCCCGAGGACGTCGCCGACGACCTCGAGATCAAGGTCGGCGACCAGATCACCATGCGGCTCGGGGACGGCGCCCAGGTGCCGGTGAAGCTGGTGGCGCTGCTGGACAGCCCGTCCAGCTACGCGAGCATGGTGCTGCCTGCCGACCTGCTCACCGCGCACACCACCAGCGGGCTGGCCCCGCAGGTGCTCGTGCGGGCGGCCGAGGGCACCGACGCCGACACGCTGGTGTCCGCGCTGTCGGACCGGACCGCGAACTGGCCCGGTTCCACAGTCGGGGATTCGGACGCGCTCGCCGAGAGTTTCCAGGCGAGCGCGGACGTGGAAGCGCTGATCAACTACCTGCTGGCGGTGCTCGCCATCGCCTACGCCGCGATCGCCGCGGTGAACACGCTCGCGGTGGCGGTGCTGGCGCGGCGCCGGGAGTTCGGCGCCCAGCGGCTCGCCGGCGCGGACCGGCGGCAGGTGCGGCGGATGCTGTTCGTGGAAGGCGGGATCGTGTCGGTGACCGGGCTGGTGCTCGGCATCGTGATCTCGCTGTTCACCGTGCTGCCGATGGCGATCACCACCGGCGAGATCATCCCGTCCGGGCCGATCTGGGTGTTCCTGGCCGTCGTGCTGGCGATCTTCCTCATCGTGTGGCCGGTCACCGCCCTCTCGGCCCGGCTGGCGATGCGGCGCAACCCGATCGACGCGGTCACCCTGCCCGGTCAGTGA
- a CDS encoding TetR/AcrR family transcriptional regulator produces the protein MPIEPDPRDLPPGLAPAWLGGPRPRRGPKPAHTVAEVVAAAVELADTEGLAAASLPNIAASLGLTTNALYRYVGSKDELVALLADAGFGPPPERTAAGSWREEVRAWTEAALERYAARPWLLEVPYRGGGLTPHRLRWTELLLVTLTGAGLSEVDALGCAELVTDLAHTTAERRRALTGPDSADTPVDDVRAFLRPRLADEGYPHLAGLAEAGRFPAPATAGFALERVLDGIAALLSAAR, from the coding sequence ATGCCGATCGAGCCCGACCCGCGTGATCTCCCTCCCGGCCTGGCCCCCGCCTGGCTCGGCGGCCCCCGGCCGCGCCGCGGCCCGAAGCCCGCGCACACCGTCGCGGAGGTGGTCGCGGCCGCCGTCGAGCTGGCCGACACGGAGGGTCTGGCCGCGGCGTCACTGCCGAACATCGCCGCCTCGCTCGGCCTGACCACCAATGCGCTGTACCGCTATGTCGGGTCGAAGGACGAGCTGGTCGCCCTGCTCGCCGACGCCGGGTTCGGGCCGCCGCCGGAGCGGACGGCCGCCGGCAGCTGGCGGGAGGAGGTCCGGGCGTGGACCGAGGCCGCGCTCGAGCGGTACGCGGCCCGGCCGTGGCTGCTGGAAGTGCCCTACCGCGGCGGTGGCCTGACCCCGCACCGCCTGCGCTGGACGGAACTGCTGCTGGTCACCCTGACCGGAGCCGGTTTGTCCGAAGTGGACGCCTTGGGCTGCGCCGAGCTGGTCACGGATCTGGCCCACACCACCGCGGAACGGCGCCGGGCACTGACCGGCCCGGACTCCGCGGACACCCCGGTGGACGACGTACGCGCCTTCCTGCGGCCCCGGCTCGCCGACGAGGGTTACCCGCATCTGGCCGGTCTCGCCGAGGCGGGGCGCTTCCCCGCCCCGGCGACGGCCGGGTTCGCGCTGGAGCGCGTGCTGGACGGGATCGCCGCCCTGCTCAGCGCCGCGCGCTGA
- a CDS encoding alpha/beta hydrolase, protein MSRQQREQVDAAIRARPPGNHESVEQFRAEFRETMANTLVPGGIRTEETKLGGRRALLVEPAADPGPGTILYFHGGAFVVGSPETALSPTGNLVTRTGFRAFSPDYRLAPEDPYPAAADDALGAYRDLLEQGVDPESIVFAGDSAGGGLSITTCLSARDAGLPLPAAVVVFSAWLDLTGTGESIVTRAAADPMFTPESLAGPAALYLAGQDPRQPLLSPAVSADFTGLPPLLLQVGTNEILLDDSTRAAARAREAGVDVILDVVAGVPHVFPCFTGMLDEADEALDRAGLFLRQRVSARR, encoded by the coding sequence ATGAGCAGGCAGCAGCGGGAGCAGGTCGACGCGGCGATCCGGGCACGTCCCCCGGGCAATCACGAATCCGTCGAGCAGTTCCGTGCCGAGTTCCGGGAAACGATGGCCAACACCCTCGTTCCCGGCGGGATTCGCACCGAGGAGACGAAGCTCGGGGGCCGGCGTGCCCTGCTGGTGGAACCCGCCGCCGATCCGGGACCGGGCACGATCCTGTACTTCCACGGTGGCGCGTTCGTCGTCGGCTCACCCGAGACCGCGCTCTCGCCCACCGGGAACCTGGTGACCCGGACCGGTTTCCGCGCGTTCTCCCCGGACTACCGGCTGGCCCCGGAGGACCCGTACCCGGCGGCGGCCGACGACGCGCTCGGCGCCTACCGTGACCTGCTGGAGCAGGGCGTGGACCCGGAGTCGATCGTGTTCGCCGGGGACTCCGCCGGTGGTGGCCTGAGCATCACCACCTGCTTGTCCGCTCGCGACGCGGGACTGCCGTTGCCCGCAGCGGTCGTGGTGTTCTCCGCGTGGCTGGACCTGACCGGCACCGGCGAAAGCATCGTGACCAGGGCGGCCGCCGATCCGATGTTCACCCCGGAATCGCTGGCCGGGCCCGCGGCGCTGTACCTCGCCGGGCAGGACCCGCGGCAGCCGCTGCTCAGCCCGGCGGTCTCGGCCGACTTCACCGGGTTGCCGCCGCTGCTGCTCCAGGTGGGCACCAACGAGATCCTGCTCGACGACTCGACCAGGGCGGCCGCGCGGGCGCGGGAGGCAGGGGTGGACGTGATCCTGGACGTCGTCGCCGGCGTGCCGCACGTGTTCCCGTGCTTCACCGGGATGCTCGACGAGGCCGACGAGGCGCTGGACCGGGCGGGACTCTTCCTGCGCCAGCGGGTCAGCGCGCGGCGCTGA